The proteins below come from a single Comamonas antarctica genomic window:
- the priA gene encoding replication restart helicase PriA: MTALFPVQIALQMPAHSAVGHLLTYAAETRLAPGTLVRVPLGKREVLGVVWDEPAADEAPHAQAALQLRPIAGVLDGIAPLPDAWRRLVAFAARYYQRSIGEIAMAALPPQLRELTPEQLARRLKAAKAAAKAAAADAAPALVALSAEQEQVVAQIAAGAAERPFLLYGSTGSGKTEVYLRCVQAALDADPAAQALVMVPEINLTPQLEARFVERFAPQYGAGAVVSMHSGMTGPQRLKSWLAAHTGQARIVLGTRMAVFASLPGLQVIVVDEEHDASYKQQEGARYSARDLAIWRGRAQAAQVILGSATPSFESWHASRPATAQDPGGRYLRLHMPSRIGAAELPRVRLVDMTQQPRRAVFSPPLLAAITERVQRGEQSLVLLNRRGFAPVLYCADCEWKSDCPHCSAHQVFHKGDRTLRCHHCGFTQRVPPACPSCGNPDILPLGKGTEQLEEELVRLLRNVQRPDHAPARVARIDADTTRAKGALEEQLAQMHAGDIDVLVGTQMVAKGHDFRRITLVAAVQPDNALFSSDYRAAERLFCLLMQAAGRAGRDAAYLQAQGSRAEMWIQTRDPQHAVFSALRSHDYPAFAAQQLQERADAGMPPFAYQALVRADARTQEDAQAFLHAACQAAREAGLPGLDEVFLFPPIPMTIQRVANVERAQMLLESLDRMALQRFLHAWQPLLHQLRAQPQHRPLVRWLVDVDPLAI, from the coding sequence GCGGGAGGTGCTGGGCGTGGTCTGGGATGAGCCCGCCGCGGACGAAGCGCCGCACGCGCAGGCAGCGCTGCAATTGCGCCCCATTGCCGGCGTGCTCGATGGCATCGCCCCGCTGCCCGATGCGTGGCGCCGGCTGGTGGCGTTTGCCGCGCGCTATTACCAGCGCAGCATCGGGGAGATCGCCATGGCCGCGCTGCCGCCGCAACTTCGCGAGCTCACGCCCGAGCAGCTGGCGCGGCGCCTCAAGGCCGCCAAGGCCGCGGCAAAGGCCGCCGCCGCGGACGCGGCGCCGGCCCTGGTGGCCTTGAGCGCCGAGCAGGAGCAGGTGGTGGCGCAGATCGCGGCCGGGGCGGCAGAGCGTCCTTTTCTGCTCTACGGCAGCACCGGCAGCGGCAAGACCGAGGTCTATCTGCGCTGCGTGCAGGCCGCGCTGGACGCCGACCCCGCCGCCCAGGCGCTGGTGATGGTGCCCGAGATCAACCTGACGCCGCAGCTCGAAGCCCGTTTTGTCGAGCGCTTTGCGCCGCAGTACGGCGCGGGCGCCGTGGTCAGCATGCACAGCGGCATGACCGGCCCGCAGCGGCTCAAGAGCTGGCTCGCCGCGCACACCGGCCAGGCGCGCATCGTGCTGGGCACGCGCATGGCGGTGTTCGCCAGCCTGCCGGGCCTGCAGGTGATCGTGGTCGACGAGGAACACGATGCGAGCTACAAGCAGCAGGAGGGCGCACGCTATTCGGCCCGCGACCTGGCGATCTGGCGCGGGCGCGCCCAGGCTGCGCAGGTGATCCTGGGCAGCGCCACGCCGTCGTTTGAAAGCTGGCATGCAAGCCGGCCGGCCACGGCGCAGGACCCGGGCGGGCGCTACCTGCGCCTGCACATGCCCAGCCGCATCGGCGCCGCCGAACTGCCCCGGGTGCGGCTGGTCGACATGACCCAGCAGCCGCGGCGCGCGGTGTTCTCCCCGCCGCTGCTGGCGGCGATCACCGAGCGCGTGCAGCGCGGCGAGCAAAGCCTGGTGCTGCTCAACCGGCGCGGCTTCGCACCCGTGCTCTACTGCGCCGACTGCGAGTGGAAAAGCGACTGCCCGCATTGCAGTGCGCACCAGGTGTTCCACAAGGGCGACCGCACGCTGCGCTGCCACCACTGCGGCTTCACCCAGCGCGTGCCGCCCGCCTGCCCGTCCTGCGGCAACCCCGACATCCTGCCGCTGGGCAAGGGCACCGAGCAGCTCGAAGAGGAGTTGGTGCGCCTGCTGCGCAACGTGCAGCGGCCCGACCATGCACCGGCGCGCGTGGCGCGCATCGATGCCGACACCACCCGGGCCAAGGGCGCGCTCGAGGAGCAGCTCGCGCAGATGCACGCGGGCGACATCGACGTGCTGGTGGGCACGCAGATGGTCGCCAAGGGACACGACTTCCGGCGCATCACGCTGGTCGCGGCGGTGCAGCCCGACAACGCGCTGTTTTCCAGCGACTACCGCGCCGCCGAACGCCTGTTCTGCCTGCTGATGCAGGCCGCGGGCCGGGCCGGGCGCGATGCCGCCTACCTGCAGGCCCAGGGCAGCCGCGCCGAGATGTGGATCCAGACCCGCGACCCGCAGCACGCGGTGTTCAGCGCGCTGCGCAGCCACGACTACCCGGCCTTTGCCGCGCAGCAGCTGCAGGAGCGCGCGGACGCGGGCATGCCGCCGTTTGCCTACCAGGCGCTGGTGCGCGCCGATGCGCGCACCCAGGAAGATGCCCAGGCCTTCCTGCATGCCGCGTGCCAGGCCGCGCGCGAGGCCGGGTTGCCCGGACTCGACGAGGTCTTCCTGTTCCCGCCGATTCCCATGACCATCCAGCGCGTGGCCAACGTGGAACGCGCGCAGATGCTGCTGGAAAGCCTGGACCGCATGGCGCTGCAGCGCTTCCTGCATGCCTGGCAGCCGCTGCTGCACCAGCTGCGCGCCCAGCCCCAGCACCGCCCGCTGGTGCGCTGGCTGGTTGATGTCGATCCTTTAGCGATCTGA
- a CDS encoding asparaginase — protein MKPSIRPLWRLAVCAGALALAACSTQPSRDLAAQAAPPPAPVLAAAPAASAASAAPAASGTLPHVVVLATGGTIAGAGASAASSATYQAAKVPVEQLLTGLPELGKVARVSGEQVFQIASESFTNQQLLTLARRVQALVRQPDVQGIVITHGTDTMEETGFFLNLVVQTDKPVVLVGSMRPGTALSADGALNLLGAVAVAASPESARKGVLVSMADEIHTARDVAKLTNIRTSAFASPWGPLGMVVEGKTWWFRAPVKRHTSASEFSIDRIQALPPVDIVYSYANVPSTAVDALGTAGVQAIIHAGTGNGSVPDRIVPRLNDLRGKGVVIIRSSRIPGGFVLRNAEQPDDKYDWVVAHDLNPQKARLLAAVALTQTRDTRELQRIFWEY, from the coding sequence ATGAAACCATCGATCCGCCCTCTCTGGCGCCTGGCCGTTTGCGCCGGCGCATTGGCCCTTGCCGCCTGCAGCACCCAACCCTCCAGGGACCTGGCGGCCCAGGCGGCGCCGCCGCCGGCGCCCGTGCTGGCCGCCGCGCCCGCGGCATCCGCGGCATCCGCGGCACCCGCGGCATCGGGCACGCTGCCGCATGTGGTGGTGCTGGCCACGGGCGGCACCATTGCCGGCGCCGGCGCTTCGGCCGCCAGCAGCGCCACCTACCAGGCGGCCAAGGTGCCGGTCGAGCAACTGCTCACCGGCCTGCCCGAACTCGGCAAGGTCGCGCGCGTATCGGGCGAGCAGGTGTTCCAGATCGCATCGGAGAGCTTCACCAACCAGCAGCTGCTGACGCTGGCACGGCGCGTGCAGGCGCTGGTGCGCCAGCCCGACGTGCAGGGCATCGTCATCACCCACGGCACGGACACGATGGAGGAAACCGGCTTCTTCCTGAACCTCGTGGTGCAGACCGACAAGCCGGTGGTGCTGGTCGGCTCCATGCGCCCGGGCACGGCGCTGTCGGCCGATGGCGCGCTCAACCTGCTGGGCGCGGTGGCCGTGGCGGCCAGCCCCGAGTCCGCGCGCAAGGGCGTGCTGGTCAGCATGGCCGACGAGATCCATACCGCCCGCGACGTCGCCAAGCTGACCAATATCCGCACCAGTGCCTTCGCCAGCCCCTGGGGTCCGCTGGGCATGGTGGTCGAAGGCAAGACCTGGTGGTTCCGCGCACCGGTCAAGCGCCATACCAGCGCCAGCGAGTTCAGCATCGACCGCATCCAGGCGCTGCCGCCCGTGGACATCGTCTACAGCTATGCCAACGTGCCCAGCACCGCCGTCGATGCGCTCGGCACGGCCGGCGTGCAGGCCATCATCCATGCGGGCACGGGCAACGGCTCGGTGCCCGACCGCATCGTCCCCCGGCTCAACGACCTGCGCGGCAAGGGCGTGGTCATCATCCGCAGCTCGCGCATTCCCGGCGGCTTCGTGCTGCGCAACGCCGAGCAGCCCGATGACAAATACGATTGGGTCGTGGCGCACGACCTGAATCCGCAGAAGGCGCGGCTGCTGGCGGCGGTGGCGCTGACACAGACGCGCGACACGCGCGAGTTGCAGCGGATCTTCTGGGAGTATTGA
- a CDS encoding AEC family transporter, translating into MLSVLLVTSPFFALVLCGFLATRRGILPLSAIGGLNSFVLYFALPCMLYRFGARTPIGQLLDPAVGGVYLCSALVLVAAVVVLTRRRLGWNDAAFGALVAAFPNTGFMGVPLLVALLGAHAAGPVILTMAVDMLITTSLCIALSRLGLPGGAGVALRNALKGMAANPMPWAMALGALASWAQWTLPAPVDKTLAMLADAASPVALFTIGAVLARSQMSAGEQVPLRDYVPVALAKLLVHPLLVWLTGRAAIALGVPLSEQALVVLVLLSALPSASNVALLTERFGAHGGRVARIILVSTALAFVTFSGAVALMAAE; encoded by the coding sequence ATGCTGTCCGTACTGCTGGTCACATCCCCGTTCTTCGCGCTGGTGCTGTGTGGCTTTCTCGCCACCCGGCGCGGCATCCTGCCGCTGTCGGCGATTGGCGGGCTCAACAGCTTCGTGCTTTATTTCGCGCTGCCCTGCATGCTCTACCGCTTTGGCGCGCGCACGCCGATCGGCCAGCTGCTCGACCCGGCCGTGGGCGGCGTCTATCTGTGCAGCGCGCTGGTGCTGGTGGCAGCGGTGGTGGTGCTCACGCGCCGGCGCCTGGGCTGGAACGATGCGGCCTTCGGCGCGCTGGTGGCGGCCTTTCCCAACACCGGCTTCATGGGCGTGCCGCTGCTGGTGGCGCTGCTGGGCGCGCATGCCGCGGGCCCGGTGATCCTGACCATGGCGGTGGACATGCTGATCACCACTTCGCTGTGCATCGCGCTGTCGCGGCTGGGCCTGCCCGGCGGCGCGGGGGTGGCGCTGCGCAACGCGCTCAAGGGCATGGCCGCCAATCCCATGCCCTGGGCCATGGCGCTGGGTGCGCTGGCTTCCTGGGCGCAATGGACGCTGCCCGCGCCGGTCGACAAGACGCTGGCCATGCTCGCCGATGCGGCCTCGCCGGTGGCGCTGTTCACCATTGGCGCGGTGCTCGCGCGCTCACAGATGAGCGCGGGCGAGCAGGTGCCGCTGCGCGACTATGTGCCGGTGGCACTGGCCAAGCTGCTGGTCCATCCGCTGCTGGTCTGGCTCACCGGCCGCGCGGCCATCGCGCTGGGCGTGCCGCTATCGGAGCAGGCGCTGGTGGTGCTGGTGCTGCTGTCGGCGCTGCCCAGCGCCAGCAACGTCGCGCTGCTGACCGAACGCTTCGGCGCCCATGGCGGGCGCGTGGCGCGCATCATCCTGGTCAGCACGGCGCTGGCGTTCGTGACGTTTTCCGGGGCCGTGGCGCTGATGGCGGCTGAGTAA
- a CDS encoding ATP-dependent helicase, whose amino-acid sequence MSAGLNLAQLQAVHYTEGPCLVLAGAGSGKTRVITHKIGRLIETGLHPRRIAAITFTNKAAAEMRERAKGLIGKAAKDVLICTFHALGVKMVREDGQALGLKPQFSILDADDVVGILKDAAGGTTDVATARQWQWTISKWKNMGYDSREALAMAQDDNERSIALLMARYEERLTAYQSVDFDDLIGMPLRLLRDHPQVREKWQNQLGHVLVDEYQDTNATQYELLKLLIGARGHITAVGDDDQSIYGWRGATLDNLKKLPLDYPQLKVIKLEQNYRSTSAILRAANNVIQPNPKLFPKTLFSELGEGEPVRVVDADSEEHEAERAVARIQGLRAASNPPPDWKDFAILYRANHQAKPFEKALRKANIPYKVSGGTSFFDRAEVKDLCAWFRLWINNDDDPAFLRAVTSPKRGIGHTTLGKLGEFSTQHKLSMFGSLFSHMLPAVLPTKAHDSVMEFGRYVNDLEYRARHTLGAEDSRAFLADWLKEINYEQHIYDSEDSETVAAARWSNVLEFCDWMAQRAGGQVDDTSGSTITSEKKSLLEVSQTIALLSTISEREKEQDMVILSTLHASKGLEWPHVMLVGVTEGMLPFKLDDDNGRQQKVSDETAQRLQEERRLMYVGITRAQRSLAVSWTKRRKKGREMVAAMPSRFIKEMGLDQSTMREDPREKLRQLRAEFARKAAVQPAAS is encoded by the coding sequence ATGTCTGCCGGTCTCAATCTCGCCCAGCTTCAAGCGGTCCATTACACCGAAGGCCCGTGCCTGGTGCTTGCGGGCGCGGGTTCGGGCAAGACGCGCGTGATCACGCACAAGATCGGCCGGCTGATCGAGACCGGGCTGCATCCCAGGCGCATTGCCGCCATCACCTTCACCAACAAGGCCGCGGCGGAAATGCGCGAGCGCGCCAAGGGCCTGATCGGCAAGGCGGCCAAGGACGTGCTGATCTGCACCTTCCACGCGCTGGGCGTGAAGATGGTGCGCGAGGACGGCCAGGCGCTGGGCCTCAAGCCGCAGTTCAGCATCCTGGACGCCGACGATGTGGTCGGCATCCTCAAGGATGCGGCCGGCGGCACGACCGATGTCGCCACCGCGCGCCAGTGGCAGTGGACCATCAGCAAGTGGAAGAACATGGGCTATGACAGCCGCGAAGCGCTGGCCATGGCCCAGGACGACAACGAGCGCAGCATCGCGCTGCTGATGGCGCGCTACGAGGAGCGCCTCACGGCCTACCAGAGCGTGGACTTCGACGACCTGATCGGCATGCCGCTGCGCCTGCTGCGCGACCACCCCCAGGTGCGCGAGAAGTGGCAGAACCAGCTGGGCCATGTGCTGGTCGACGAATACCAGGACACCAATGCCACGCAGTACGAGCTGCTCAAGCTGCTGATCGGCGCGCGCGGCCACATCACCGCCGTGGGCGACGACGACCAGTCGATCTACGGCTGGCGCGGCGCGACGCTCGACAACCTGAAGAAGCTGCCGCTCGATTACCCGCAGCTCAAGGTGATCAAGCTCGAGCAGAACTACCGCTCGACCAGCGCCATCCTGCGCGCGGCCAACAATGTGATCCAGCCCAACCCGAAGCTGTTTCCCAAGACGCTGTTCTCCGAACTCGGCGAGGGCGAGCCGGTGCGCGTGGTCGATGCCGACTCCGAGGAGCACGAGGCCGAGCGCGCCGTGGCACGCATCCAGGGCCTGCGCGCGGCCAGCAACCCGCCGCCGGACTGGAAGGATTTCGCCATCCTGTACCGCGCCAACCACCAGGCCAAGCCCTTCGAGAAGGCCTTGCGCAAGGCCAATATTCCCTACAAGGTCTCGGGCGGCACGAGCTTTTTCGACCGCGCCGAAGTCAAGGACCTGTGCGCCTGGTTCCGGCTGTGGATCAACAACGACGACGACCCGGCCTTCCTGCGCGCCGTCACCTCGCCCAAGCGCGGCATCGGCCACACGACGCTGGGCAAGCTCGGCGAGTTCTCGACCCAGCACAAGCTCAGCATGTTCGGCTCGCTGTTCAGCCACATGCTGCCCGCCGTGCTGCCGACCAAGGCGCATGACAGCGTCATGGAGTTCGGCCGCTATGTGAACGACCTCGAATACCGCGCGCGCCACACGCTGGGCGCCGAGGATTCGCGCGCCTTCCTGGCCGACTGGCTCAAGGAAATCAACTACGAGCAGCATATCTACGACAGCGAGGACAGCGAGACCGTGGCCGCAGCGCGCTGGAGCAATGTGCTCGAGTTCTGCGACTGGATGGCGCAGCGCGCCGGCGGCCAGGTCGACGACACCAGCGGCAGCACCATCACCAGCGAGAAGAAAAGCCTGCTCGAGGTCTCGCAGACCATCGCGCTGCTGTCGACCATCAGCGAGCGCGAGAAGGAGCAGGACATGGTGATCCTGTCGACGCTGCACGCCTCCAAGGGCCTGGAGTGGCCGCATGTGATGCTGGTCGGCGTGACCGAAGGCATGCTGCCGTTCAAGCTCGACGACGACAACGGCCGCCAGCAAAAGGTCAGCGACGAGACCGCGCAGCGGCTGCAGGAAGAGCGTCGGCTGATGTACGTGGGTATCACGCGCGCCCAGCGCAGCCTGGCCGTGAGCTGGACCAAGCGCCGCAAGAAGGGCCGCGAGATGGTGGCCGCCATGCCCAGCCGCTTCATCAAGGAAATGGGGCTGGACCAATCCACCATGCGCGAAGACCCGCGCGAGAAGCTGCGCCAGCTGCGCGCCGAATTCGCGCGCAAGGCCGCGGTGCAGCCGGCGGCGTCCTGA
- a CDS encoding phospholipase A gives MSARHLPTLAAAAAWSLLSLPALAQNAPVAVSSTPTDAWRLCTAATDGAERLACFDAWANKQPWQAPAASAHAQAVTPPLPEPAPIVATSAAPLTADPMPAEPVVRGCNDAKYSALTRFWELTEGTDCGNFTLRGYRPTSISVVASNSVNRQPSSPAPDHQSPTAIDYRTTEARLNISVRTKLAKGLLAHTPERKDSLWFGYTQQSYWQVFTPDLSRPFRTTDHEPEVFYVYPLSLSLPAGWNWAYAGAGLVHQSNGQSLPLSRSWNRWYLMTGIEKGNDYTLTGRIWKRINESAASDDNPDISDYLGRAELTGTWNVNRMHTLTATVRSSLGATPRGSLRLEWLRTLGEGIGGGRSNLRLHTQLFSGYGDSLIDYNRKRTVLSVGFSLLDF, from the coding sequence ATGAGCGCGCGCCACCTGCCGACGCTGGCCGCCGCCGCGGCCTGGAGCCTTCTTTCGCTGCCGGCGCTGGCGCAGAACGCTCCCGTCGCCGTGAGCAGCACGCCGACCGACGCCTGGCGCCTGTGCACCGCGGCCACCGATGGCGCCGAACGCCTGGCCTGCTTCGACGCCTGGGCCAACAAGCAGCCCTGGCAGGCCCCTGCGGCAAGCGCTCATGCCCAAGCCGTTACGCCGCCGCTGCCCGAACCCGCGCCCATCGTCGCGACCTCGGCCGCGCCGCTGACGGCCGATCCCATGCCGGCGGAGCCCGTGGTGCGCGGCTGCAACGATGCCAAGTACAGCGCCCTGACGCGCTTCTGGGAACTGACCGAAGGCACTGACTGCGGCAACTTCACCTTGCGCGGTTACCGGCCGACCTCGATCTCGGTGGTGGCCAGCAACAGCGTCAACCGCCAGCCCTCGTCGCCCGCGCCCGATCACCAGAGCCCGACCGCCATCGACTACCGCACCACCGAGGCGCGGCTCAATATCTCGGTGCGCACCAAGCTGGCCAAGGGCCTGCTCGCCCACACGCCCGAGCGCAAGGATTCGCTGTGGTTCGGCTACACCCAGCAGTCGTACTGGCAGGTGTTCACCCCCGACCTGTCGCGGCCGTTCCGCACCACCGACCATGAGCCCGAAGTGTTCTATGTCTACCCGCTGTCGCTGTCGCTGCCGGCCGGCTGGAACTGGGCCTATGCGGGCGCGGGGCTGGTGCACCAGTCCAACGGGCAGAGCCTGCCGCTGTCGCGCAGCTGGAACCGCTGGTACCTGATGACCGGCATTGAAAAGGGCAATGACTACACGCTCACGGGCCGCATCTGGAAGCGCATCAACGAAAGCGCGGCCAGCGACGACAACCCCGACATCTCCGACTACCTGGGCCGCGCCGAACTCACCGGCACCTGGAACGTCAACCGCATGCACACGCTGACCGCCACGGTGCGCAGCTCGCTGGGCGCGACGCCGCGCGGCTCGCTGCGGCTCGAATGGCTGCGCACGCTGGGCGAAGGCATTGGCGGCGGCCGCAGCAACCTGCGCCTGCACACCCAGCTGTTCTCGGGCTATGGCGACAGCCTGATCGACTACAACCGCAAGCGCACGGTCTTGAGCGTCGGCTTCAGCCTACTGGACTTCTAA
- a CDS encoding universal stress protein, with product MLRIMIAVDGSEPSLDAVHHGVRLVRQGLQATLVLAHVQQEATLYELATQDPDLIAGASVAAGRHLMAPAVALVEAAGVRFETEVGLGEPAPTLVDIAERNGCDMIIIGALGQGGVRRALIGSVSREIARLSPVPVTIVKHPDPKDLQDVAEVEAEVAADEGVDERQ from the coding sequence ATGCTCAGAATCATGATTGCAGTCGACGGATCGGAACCCTCGCTGGATGCCGTGCACCATGGCGTGCGGCTGGTGCGCCAGGGGCTGCAGGCCACGCTGGTGCTGGCCCATGTGCAGCAGGAGGCCACGCTCTACGAACTCGCGACCCAGGACCCGGACCTGATCGCGGGCGCCAGCGTGGCCGCGGGCCGGCACCTGATGGCGCCGGCGGTGGCTTTGGTCGAGGCGGCCGGCGTGCGCTTCGAGACCGAGGTCGGCCTGGGCGAGCCCGCTCCCACGCTGGTCGACATCGCCGAGCGCAACGGCTGCGACATGATCATCATCGGCGCGCTGGGCCAGGGCGGCGTGCGGCGCGCGCTGATCGGCTCGGTGTCGCGCGAGATCGCGCGCCTGAGCCCGGTGCCGGTGACCATCGTCAAGCATCCCGATCCCAAGGATCTGCAGGATGTGGCGGAAGTCGAGGCCGAGGTGGCGGCGGATGAGGGTGTTGATGAACGCCAGTAG
- the tgt gene encoding tRNA guanosine(34) transglycosylase Tgt — MLQFETLKNDPSSHARRGKLTLNHGVVQTPIFMPVGTYGTVKGVMPRSLEEMGAQIILGNTFHLWMRPGLDIMQSFGGLHGFEKWNKPILTDSGGFQVWSLGAMRKITEEGVHFASPVNGDKLFMSPEVSMQIQTTLNSDIVMQLDECTPYETKGHLTTEAEARKSMEMSRRWAQRSKDEFARLENPNALFGIVQGGMFENLRQESLEALVEMDFPGYAVGGVSVGEPKDLMLQIMAHTPHRLPAHKPRYLMGVGTPEDLVQGVADGVDMFDCVMPTRNARNGTIFTRYGDLKLRNARHKTDHQPIDTTCTCHACAGSSGVSWDQGGRDGFSRAYLHHLDRCGEMLGPMLTTIHNLHYYLNLMQEVRNALDTGTFAAFRAQFKADRARGV, encoded by the coding sequence ATGCTGCAGTTCGAAACCCTCAAAAACGACCCTTCCAGCCACGCGCGCCGTGGCAAGCTCACGCTCAACCACGGCGTGGTCCAGACCCCGATCTTCATGCCCGTGGGCACCTATGGCACCGTCAAGGGCGTCATGCCGCGCAGCCTCGAGGAAATGGGCGCGCAGATCATCCTGGGCAACACCTTCCACCTCTGGATGCGCCCGGGCCTCGACATCATGCAAAGCTTCGGCGGACTGCATGGCTTCGAGAAGTGGAACAAGCCGATCCTGACCGACTCGGGCGGCTTCCAGGTCTGGAGCCTGGGCGCGATGCGCAAGATCACCGAGGAAGGCGTGCATTTCGCCTCGCCGGTCAATGGCGACAAGCTGTTCATGTCGCCCGAGGTCAGCATGCAGATCCAGACCACGCTGAACTCCGACATCGTGATGCAGCTCGACGAGTGCACGCCCTATGAAACCAAGGGCCACCTGACCACCGAAGCCGAAGCGCGCAAGTCGATGGAAATGAGCCGCCGCTGGGCCCAGCGCTCCAAGGACGAATTCGCGCGCCTGGAAAATCCCAACGCGCTGTTCGGCATCGTGCAGGGCGGCATGTTCGAGAACCTGCGCCAGGAATCGCTCGAAGCGCTGGTCGAAATGGACTTCCCCGGCTATGCCGTGGGCGGCGTGAGCGTGGGCGAACCCAAGGACCTGATGCTGCAGATCATGGCGCATACGCCGCACCGGCTGCCGGCGCACAAGCCGCGCTACCTGATGGGCGTGGGCACGCCCGAGGATCTGGTGCAGGGCGTGGCCGACGGCGTGGACATGTTCGACTGTGTGATGCCCACGCGCAATGCGCGCAATGGCACCATCTTCACGCGTTATGGCGACCTGAAGCTGCGCAATGCACGCCATAAGACCGATCATCAGCCCATCGACACGACCTGCACCTGCCATGCCTGCGCCGGTAGCTCGGGCGTGAGCTGGGACCAGGGCGGACGCGATGGCTTCTCGCGTGCCTACCTGCACCATCTCGACCGCTGCGGCGAGATGCTGGGTCCGATGCTGACCACCATCCACAATCTGCACTACTACCTGAACCTGATGCAGGAAGTGCGCAATGCGTTGGATACGGGCACTTTCGCGGCATTTCGGGCGCAGTTCAAGGCAGATCGCGCCCGCGGCGTGTAA
- a CDS encoding GGDEF domain-containing protein, whose amino-acid sequence MPRSTFAYSPRPVSLTVYFIGFALCLLLACLTGILARPTGFLSSFWPANGVLLGMLLRWPELAQRTSWLIASAVFVLADLVTGSSLLAAVWLTAANLTGVACGWWFLQRLDTAQLQLRQQTSVLYLLAGCVIAAAGASLVGAGAGVHLFASHWLQSALMWFSTELMNFMLIVPVILSLPECSPRRWLSRVESRVSWKLLLPLLFVLATEYAALALGGPGAMAFSVPALLWCALSYSLFTTALLGLVVCTWKVATLSMGIIDFTPADVELMVSLCFGLTLLSMGPLAVAGAQLQRAEQLQRLNRAASHDSLTDVLARGAFMDQGQRLLERLQHEGSPVAVLMLDLDHFKRVNDSHGHAAGDALLRACAKTMLRVSRPQDLLGRIGGEEFAMLLPGVPAAAAEQIATRICAAVRSQRVALRDGPVLRATVSVGIAWNGGGTAQTLEELLRRADIALYDAKAAGRDGWQRHHASPARAALAAQV is encoded by the coding sequence ATGCCACGTTCCACCTTTGCCTACTCACCGCGCCCGGTCTCGCTCACGGTATATTTCATCGGTTTCGCGCTGTGCCTGCTGCTGGCCTGCCTGACCGGCATCCTGGCCCGGCCCACCGGGTTCCTGTCTTCTTTCTGGCCCGCCAACGGGGTGCTGCTGGGCATGCTGCTGCGCTGGCCCGAGCTGGCGCAAAGAACTTCCTGGCTGATCGCCAGCGCGGTTTTCGTGCTCGCCGACCTGGTCACGGGCAGCAGCCTGCTGGCCGCGGTCTGGCTGACGGCCGCCAACCTGACGGGCGTGGCTTGCGGCTGGTGGTTCCTGCAGCGGCTGGACACGGCGCAGCTGCAGCTGCGCCAGCAGACTTCAGTGCTGTATCTGCTTGCCGGCTGCGTCATTGCCGCCGCCGGCGCGTCGTTGGTCGGTGCCGGTGCCGGCGTCCATCTGTTTGCCTCGCACTGGCTGCAAAGCGCGCTGATGTGGTTCAGCACCGAGCTGATGAACTTCATGCTGATCGTGCCGGTCATTCTGAGCCTCCCGGAATGCAGCCCGCGCCGCTGGCTCTCCCGGGTCGAGTCGCGGGTTTCGTGGAAGCTGCTGCTGCCACTGCTGTTCGTGCTCGCCACCGAGTACGCGGCGCTGGCGCTTGGCGGACCGGGCGCGATGGCCTTCAGCGTGCCGGCGCTGCTGTGGTGCGCGCTGAGCTACAGCCTGTTCACGACCGCGCTGCTGGGCCTGGTGGTCTGCACCTGGAAGGTCGCCACGCTGTCGATGGGCATCATCGACTTCACGCCCGCCGATGTCGAGCTGATGGTCTCGCTGTGCTTCGGCCTGACGCTGCTGTCCATGGGGCCGCTGGCCGTGGCCGGAGCCCAGCTGCAACGCGCCGAGCAACTGCAGCGGCTGAACCGGGCGGCCAGCCATGATTCGTTGACCGATGTGCTGGCGCGCGGAGCCTTCATGGACCAGGGCCAGCGCCTGCTCGAACGCCTGCAGCATGAAGGCAGTCCGGTGGCCGTGCTGATGCTGGACCTCGACCATTTCAAGCGCGTCAACGACAGCCACGGCCATGCCGCCGGCGACGCGCTGCTGCGGGCCTGCGCCAAGACCATGCTGCGGGTGTCGCGCCCGCAGGACCTGCTGGGGCGCATTGGCGGCGAGGAGTTCGCGATGCTGCTGCCAGGCGTGCCGGCCGCGGCCGCCGAGCAGATCGCCACGCGCATCTGCGCCGCGGTGCGCAGCCAGCGCGTGGCATTGCGCGACGGACCGGTGCTGCGCGCCACGGTCAGCGTCGGCATTGCCTGGAACGGCGGCGGCACCGCGCAGACGCTCGAGGAACTGCTGCGGCGCGCCGATATCGCGCTCTACGATGCCAAGGCCGCGGGCCGCGACGGATGGCAGCGCCACCACGCGAGCCCGGCGCGGGCGGCGCTAGCGGCCCAGGTCTGA